A single Populus alba chromosome 7, ASM523922v2, whole genome shotgun sequence DNA region contains:
- the LOC118059572 gene encoding protein NUCLEAR FUSION DEFECTIVE 6, mitochondrial-like isoform X1 gives MASFTAARSIFRSSAARNAAARLASQSKSKPKASPFSLNSTANKPVLRRSPVEMSFAVESMMPYHTVTASALMTSMLSISRCGYGWLPEACNDDV, from the exons atggCCTCATTTACAGCCGCCAGATCCATTTTCCGGTCATCCGCCGCCCGTAACGCGGCGGCCCGCCTTGCTTCTCAATCCAAATCTAAACCTAAAGCCTCCCCCTTTAGCCTCAACTCCACTGCCAACAAACCCGTTCTCAG GAGGAGTCCAGTGGAAATGAGCTTTGCTGTTGAATCAATGATGCCTTACCATACAGTGACTGCTTCTGCTTTGATGACTTCAATGCTCTCCATTTCTCGCTGCGGTTATGGCTGGCTTCCTGAAG CTTGCAATGATGATGTATGA
- the LOC118059567 gene encoding putative disease resistance RPP13-like protein 1 translates to MALALIGESLLSAVIEVLVEKLAYPEVLGFFKTQKPNDDLLEKLKETLNTVSGLLDDAEEKQITKAAVKNWLNDVKHAVYEAEDLLEEIDYEHLRSKDKAASQIVRTQVGQFLPFLNPTNKRMKRIEAKLGKIFEKLERLIKHKGDLRRIEGAVGGGPLSEKTTPLVNESYVYGRDADREAIMELLRRTEENDPNVVVIPIVGMGGIGKTTLAQLVYNDSRVEDLFELKVWVWVSEIFDVTRVMDDILKKVNASACGIKDPDESLKEELGGKMVLLVLVDVWNIEYSEWDKLLLPLQYAGQGSKTVVTTRNEGVAKVMQTVNPSYSLKGIGDEDCWQLFARHAFSGVNSGALPHLEAFGREIVRKCKGLPLAAKTLGGLLHSEGDAKEWERISNSNMWGLSNENIPPALRLSYYYLPSHLKLCFAYCAIFPKGYTFMKKELITLWMAEGFLVQSRGDVEIERIGEKYFDELVSRSFFQKSSDDPSSFIMHELIIDLAEYVSGEFCLKFMGDGESGSRLNGGNPCRLPERTRYLSLTSRYDQVSKIFEHIHEVKHLRNFLLVAPGWKADGKVLHDMLRILKRLRVLSFVGSGYIHQFQLPNSIGNLKHLRYLDLSGKSIERLPENMSKLYNLQTLILKQCYYLIKLPTNMSKLVNLQHLDIEGTKLKEMPPKMGKLTKLRKLTDFFLGKQNGSCIKELGELLHLQEKLSIWNLQNVEDVQDALDANLKGKKQIERLRLAWDGDMDGRDVLEKLEPPENVKELVITAYGGTKFPGWVGNSSFSNMVSLDLDGCKNSTSLPPLGQLPNLEELQIKGFDEVVAVGSEFYGIGPFMEKPFKSLKSLTLQGMRKWKEWNTDAAGAFPHLEELWIEKCPELTNALPGHLPSLLKLDIEECPQLVVSIPKAPKITRIQVNDGEGSNDRIYIEELSSSRWCLTFREDSQLKGLEQMSYLSSSIIIDVGIFDCSSLKFCQLDLLPPLSTFTIQYCQNLESLCIQKEQQALRHLKIAECPNLVSFLEGGLAVPHLRRLELEGCINLKSLPGNMHSLLPSLEELELISLLQLDFFPEGGLPSKLNSLCIQDCIKLKVCGLQSLTSLSHFLFVGKDDVESFPEETLLPSTLVTLKIQDLRNLKSLDYKGLKHLTSLSKLEIWRCPQLESMPEEGLPSSLEYLQLWNLANLKSLEFKGLQHLTSLRQLMISDCPKLESMPEEGLPSSLEYLNILNLTNLKSLGYKGLQQLSSLHKLNFWSCPKLESMPEQGLPSSLEYLEIGDCPLLEKRCRKEIGEDWPKISHIPFINIKAFRRTRN, encoded by the exons ATGGCTCTGGCTTTGATTGGAGAATCACTTCTCTCTGCTGTTATTGAGGTTTTGGTCGAGAAGTTGGCCTATCCTGAGGTTCTGGGATTCTTCAAAACGCAAAAACCCAATGATGATCTTCTGGAAAAGTTGAAAGAAACACTGAATACTGTCAGCGGACTGCTAGACGACGCGGAGGAGAAGCAGATTACAAAGGCTGCTGTGAAGAACTGGCTTAATGATGTTAAACATGCTGTCTATGAAGCTGAGGACTTGCTGGAGGAGATTGATTATGAACATCTACGATCCAAGGACAAAGCTGCCTCTCAAATTGTCAGGACTCAG GTCGGGCAgttccttccatttcttaatccaACTAACAAAAGGATGAAAAGGATAGAAGCAAAGTTAGGAAAGATTTTTGAGAAGCTTGAACGTTTAATCAAGCACAAGGGTGATCTTCGCCGGATAGAAGGTGCTGTTGGAGGTGGACCATTGTCAGAGAAGACAACTCCTCTAGTTAATGAATCTTATGTTTATGGTAGGGATGCTGACAGGGAAGCCATAATGGAATTGTTGAGACGGACTGAAGAAAATGACCCGAACGTAGTTGTGATTCCTATAGTGGGAATGGGAGGGATTGGAAAAACCACTCTAGCTCAGCTTGTCTACAACGACAGCAGGGTAGAAGATTTGTTTGAACTCAaggtttgggtttgggtttcTGAGATTTTCGATGTAACAAGGGTGATGGATGATATTCTTAAGAAGGTCAATGCAAGTGCCTGTGGCATCAAAGATCCTGATGAATCTCTGAAGGAGGAATTGGGGGGGAAAATGGTTTTGCTTGTTCTAGTTGATGTGTGGAATATCGAGTACAGTGAGTGGGACAAATTACTGCTACCTTTGCAGTATGCAGGGCAAGGAAGTAAGACTGTGGTAACAACACGGAATGAAGGTGTGGCGAAAGTGATGCAAACTGTTAACCCTTCTTACTCATTGAAAGGAATAGGCGATGAAGATTGCTGGCAGTTGTTTGCAAGGCATGCATTTAGCGGTGTAAATTCCGGTGCACTCCCACACTTGGAAGCATTTGGCAGAGAAATAGTGAGAAAGTGCAAAGGACTACCTCTGGCTGCGAAAACTCTCGGTGGTCTTTTGCACTCTGAAGGAGATGCCAAGGAATGGGAGAGGATATCGAATAGCAACATGTGGGGGTTGTCAAATGAAAACATCCCTCCGGCTCTAAGATTGAGTTATTATTATCTCCCATCACACCTAAAACTTTGTTTTGCTTACTGTGCAATATTTCCTAAGGGTTATACATTTATGAAGAAAGAATTGATCACCTTATGGATGGCAGAGGGTTTTTTAGTCCAGTCTAGAGGCGATGTGGAGATTGAAAGAATAGGTGAGAAGTACTTTGATGAACTTGTCTCAAGGTCATTTTTCCAGAAATCAAGCGATGATCCGTCAAGCTTCATCATGCATGAACTCATAATTGATTTAGCCGAATACGTATCAGGAGAATTTTGCTTGAAGTTTATGGGAGATGGAGAATCAGGCTCTAGGTTGAATGGTGGAAATCCATGCAGGCTTCCTGAAAGGACTCGTTATTTATCACTCACTTCAAGATATGATCAGGTATCCAAGATATTTGAGCACATTCATGAAGTCAAACATCTGCGCAACTTCTTGTTAGTGGCGCCTGGGTGGAAAGCTGATGGCAAGGTATTGCATGACATGTTGAGAATTCTTAAGCGCTTGCGAGTACTGTCATTTGTTGGGTCTGGTTATATACATCAGTTTCAGCTACCCAATTCCATCGGCAACTTGAAACATCTGCGATATCTAGACCTTTCGGGTAAATCAATAGAAAGGCTGCCTGAAAATATGAGCAAACTCTACAATTTGCAAACATTAATCTTGAAGCAGTGTTACTATCTCATCAAGTTGCCAACCAACATGTCCAAACTGGTAAACTTACAGCATCTCGATATCGAAGGGACAAAACTGAAGGAGATGCCACCCAAAATGGGAAAACTCACAAAGCTTCGAAAGTTGACAGATTTCTTTTTGGGAAAACAGAATGGGTCCTGCATTAAAGAGTTGGGGGAGCTCTTACATCTTCAAGAGAAGCTTTCTATTTGGAATCTCCAAAATGTTGAGGATGTTCAAGATGCTTTGGATGCCAATTTGAAGGGTAAGAAGCAGATTGAGAGGTTGAGGTTGGCATGGGATGGAGATATGGATGGCAGAGACGTACTTGAGAAATTGGAGCCTCCTGAAAATGTGAAAGAGCTTGTCATTACTGCTTATGGGGGCACAAAGTTTCCAGGTTGGGTTGGAAACTCTTCTTTCTCAAATATGGTGTCTTTGGATCTTGATGGATGCAAGAACTCCACCTCCTTACCACCACTTGGGCAGTTGCCAAATCTTGAAGAGCTCCAAATTAAAGGATTTGATGAAGTTGTGGCTGTTGGTTCTGAGTTCTATGGAATTGGCCCTTTCATGGAGAAGCCGTTTAAATCCCTTAAAAGTTTAACATTACAGGGGATGCGAAAATGGAAGGAATGGAATACAGATGCAGCCGGTGCTTTCCCTCATCTTGAAGAGCTTTGGATAGAAAAATGTCCGGAGTTAACAAATGCCTTGCCTGGCCACCTTCCTTCTCTATTGAAACTTGACATTGAAGAATGTCCACAGCTTGTGGTTTCAATTCCAAAGGCTCCCAAGATCACCAGAATCCAGGTCAATGACGGTGAGGGTTCTAATGATCGTATATATATAGAGGAATTATCTAGTTCTAGGTGGTGTCTTACCTTTAGAGAAGATTCTCAACTTAAGGGATTGGAGCAAATGAGTTACCTTTCCTCTTCTATAATCATAGATGTTGGCATCTTCGATTGCAGTTCGCTCAAGTTTTGTCAGCTAGACCTTTTACCCCCGTTATCCACCTTTACAATCCAATATTGTCAAAATCTTGAGTCACTTTGCATACAAAAGGAACAGCAGGCTCTCCGTCATTTGAAAATTGCAGAATGTCCTAATTTAGTATCTTTTCTCGAAGGAGGATTGGCTGTCCCACATTTGAGAAGGCTTGAGTTAGAGGGTTGCATAAATTTGAAGTCGCTGCCAGGAAACATGCATTCCCTCCTTCCTTCCCTCGAGGAATTGGAACTGATCTCACTTCTACAGCTTGATTTCTTTCCAGAAGGGGGTTTGCCATCTAAGTTAAACTCACTTTGCATCCAAGATTGTATAAAATTGAAGGTGTGTGGTTTGCAATCTCTCACTTCTCTTTCACACTTCCTATTTGTTGGGAAAGATGACGTGGAGTCCTTCCCTGAGGAGACGCTTCTGCCCTCTACCCTTGTAACCCTTAAAATCCAGGATCTGAGAAATCTGAAATCTTTGGATTACAAGGGGCTTAAGCACCTTACCTCTCTTAGCAAGTTGGAGATCTGGAGATGTCCTCAGCTTGAGTCCATGCCAGAAGAGGGGCTGCCCTCCTCCCTCGAGTACCTTCAACTCTGGAATCTGGCAAATCTGAAATCTCTAGAGTTCAAGGGGCTTCAGCACCTCACCTCTCTTCGCCAATTGATGATCAGTGATTGTCCTAAGCTTGAGTCCATGCCTGAAGAGGGGCTTCCCTCCTCTCTTGAATACCTTAACATCCTGAACCTGACAAATCTGAAATCTCTGGGCTACAAGGGGCTTCAGCAGCTCTCCTCTCTTCAC
- the LOC118059572 gene encoding protein NUCLEAR FUSION DEFECTIVE 6, mitochondrial-like isoform X2, with product MASFTAARSIFRSSAARNAAARLASQSKSKPKASPFSLNSTANKPVLRRSPVEMSFAVESMMPYHTVTASALMTSMLSISRCGYGWLPEGRVKTR from the exons atggCCTCATTTACAGCCGCCAGATCCATTTTCCGGTCATCCGCCGCCCGTAACGCGGCGGCCCGCCTTGCTTCTCAATCCAAATCTAAACCTAAAGCCTCCCCCTTTAGCCTCAACTCCACTGCCAACAAACCCGTTCTCAG GAGGAGTCCAGTGGAAATGAGCTTTGCTGTTGAATCAATGATGCCTTACCATACAGTGACTGCTTCTGCTTTGATGACTTCAATGCTCTCCATTTCTCGCTGCGGTTATGGCTGGCTTCCTGAAG GACGAGTCAAGACTAGATGA
- the LOC118059572 gene encoding protein NUCLEAR FUSION DEFECTIVE 6, mitochondrial-like isoform X5 has product MASFTAARSIFRSSAARNAAARLASQSKSKPKASPFSLNSTANKPVLRRSPVEMSFAVESMMPYHTVTASALMTSMLSISRCGYGWLPEGI; this is encoded by the exons atggCCTCATTTACAGCCGCCAGATCCATTTTCCGGTCATCCGCCGCCCGTAACGCGGCGGCCCGCCTTGCTTCTCAATCCAAATCTAAACCTAAAGCCTCCCCCTTTAGCCTCAACTCCACTGCCAACAAACCCGTTCTCAG GAGGAGTCCAGTGGAAATGAGCTTTGCTGTTGAATCAATGATGCCTTACCATACAGTGACTGCTTCTGCTTTGATGACTTCAATGCTCTCCATTTCTCGCTGCGGTTATGGCTGGCTTCCTGAAG GTATCTAA
- the LOC118059570 gene encoding uncharacterized protein: MKVKVISRSTDEFTRERSQDLQRVFHNFDPNLRTQEKAVEYQRALNAAKLDKIFARPFIGAMDGHIDAVSCMAKNPNYLKGIFSGSMDGDIRLWDIANRRTVCRFPGHQGAVRGLTASTDGSTLVSCGTDCTVRLWNVPVATIMESGNSSDCSSEPRAVYMGENAYWAVDHQWSGDLFATAGAQVDIWNHNRSQPVNSFKWGTDSVISVRFNPGEPNLLATSASDRSIMLYDLRVSSPARKLIMRTKTNSISWNPMEPMNFTAANEDCNCYSYDARKFDEAKCVHKDHVSAVMDIDFSPTGREFVTGSYDRTVRIFQYNGGHSREIYHTKRMQRVFCVKFSCDASYVISGSDDTNLRLWKAKASEQLGIVLPREQRRHEYNEALKKRYKHLPEVKRIVRHRHLPKPIYKAGVLRRVMIEAERRKDHRRKAHSAPGSIVTEPMRKRRIIKEVE, from the exons atgaaagTGAAAGTAATTTCACGCTCTACTGATGAATTCACTCGAGAACGTAGCCAGGATCTTCAA AGAGTGTTTCACAATTTCGACCCAAACCTAAGAACACAAGAGAAAGCAGTGGAGTATCAGAGGGCACTTAATGCTGCCAAATTGGATAAg ATATTTGCAAGGCCGTTTATTGGCGCAATGGATGGGCATATTGATGCAGTTTCGTGTATGGCAAAAAACCCAAATTACTTAAAAGGGATTTTTTCTGGTTCTATGGATGGAg ATATTCGCCTTTGGGATATAGCTAACAG GAGAACAGTTTGTAGATTTCCCGGTCACCAAGGTGCTGTAAGAGGTCTGACTGCCTCTACAGATGGGAGTACTCTTGTATCATGTGGAACTGATTGCAC TGTCAGGCTTTGGAATGTTCCTGTAGCTACTATTATGGAGTCAGGCAATTCGTCTGATTGTTCATCTGAG CCACGGGCAGTTTATATGGGGGAAAATGCATATTG GGCTGTTGACCATCAATGGAGTGGTGATCTCTTTGCCACAGCTGGTGCCCAAGTAGATATTTGGAATCATAATAG GTCTCAGCCAGTGAACAGTTTTAAGTGGGGAACAGACTCAGTTATCTCTGTCCGATTTAATCCAGGGGAACCAAATCTCTTGGCTACATCAGCAAG TGATCGCAGCATAATGTTGTACGACTTACGTGTGTCATCTCCAGCAAGGAAACTTATTATGAGG ACAAAAACTAATTCTATTTCTTGGAACCCAATGGAGCCCATGAACTTCACAGCT GCAAATGAGGATTGCAACTGCTATAGCTATGATGCGAGAAAATTCGATGAAGCCAAGTGTGTACACAAAGATCATGTTTCTGCAGT GATGGATATTGATTTCTCACCAACAGGTCGGGAATTTGTAACTGGATCTTATGATAGAACA GTAAGAATTTTCCAGTATAATGGAGGTCACAGTCGAGAAATCTATCACACAAAGAGAATGCAAAG GGTATTCTGTGTAAAGTTCAGCTGTGATGCAAGCTATGTTATTTCAGGAAGTGATGACACAAATCTGAGGTTATGGAAAGCTAAAGCGTCTGAACAATTAGGAATT GTACTGCCAAGGGAACAGAGAAGGCATGAATATAACGAAGCTCTAAAGAAGCGCTACAAGCACCTTCCTGAGGTCAAGCGCATTGTGAG GCATAGGCACTTGCCAAAACCTATATACAAGGCTGGTGTCCTTAGACGTGTAATGATTGAAGCTGAAAGGAGAAAAGATCATAGGAGGAAAGCTCACAGTGCCCCGGGAAGCATTGTAACTGAACCAATGCGAAAAAGAAGAATTATTAAAGAAGTTGAGTGA
- the LOC118059569 gene encoding 26S proteasome non-ATPase regulatory subunit 2 homolog A: MAPETNKASGSGGATKNDEPVKAPPSKKKEEKKDDDLSEEDLALKQQLELYVERVQDPEPGVQKLALESLRQEIRSSTSSMTSVPKPLKFLRPHYGTLKAHYEKMSEADLKKYLADILSVLALTMSAEGERESLKYRLLGSEGDIGSWGHEYVRNLAGEIAQEYTKRQSEEASNDDLIELVQQIVAFHMKHNAEPEAVDLLMEVEDLNILSKYVDKTNFKRTCLYLTSAAKYLPGPDDLVVLKIAYEIYIKFTEYASALQIALFLNDLQYIKQVYTSCDDVQQKKQFSYILARHGTAFELDDDIASDDIDREVLEEIINNTKLSEGYLTLARDIEVMEPKSPEDIYKAHLLDGRASAGASVDSAKQNLAATFVNAFVNAGFGQDKLMTPPTDSSSGGSGNWLFKNKEHGKTSAAASLGMILMWDVDSGLAQLDKYFHSNDNHVISGALLGVGIVNCGIRNDCDPALALLDDFVDKEDPSIRIGAIMGLGIAYAGTQNEQICRKLSLVLNDAKAPLDVIAFAAISLGLVCVGSCNEVVAHAIILSLMERSKSDLQDPLTRFLPLGLGLLYLGKQESVEATAEVSKTFDEKIRKYCYMTLLSCAYAGTGNVLKVQNLLGRCAEILEKGETHQGPAVLGIAMIAMAEELGLEMAIRSLEHLLQYGQQNIRRAVPLALGLLCISNPKVNVMDTLSRLSHDTDSEVAMAAVISLGLMGAGTNNARIAGMLRNLSSYYYKDSSLLFCVRIAQGLAHLGKGLLTLNPYHSDRFLLSPTALAGLITMLHACLDMKAIIFGKYHYVLYFLVLAMQPRMLLTVDENLKPLPVPVRVGQAVDVVGQAGRPKTITGFQTHSTPVLLAAGDRAELATEKYIPLTAILEGFVILKENPDYREDQ; encoded by the exons atggCGCCGGAAACGAACAAGGCGAGTGGCAGCGGAGGTGCAACCAAAAACGATGAGCCGGTGAAGGCGCCGCCGtcgaagaagaaagaggagaagaaagacGACGATTTA TCAGAGGAAGACTTGGCATTGAAGCAGCAATTGGAGTTGTATGTGGAAAGAGTTCAAGATCCTGAACCTGGAGTTCAAAAGCTTGCTCTTGAGAGTTTGAG ACAGGAAATTCGGAGCTCAACAAGTTCAATGACTTCAGTTCCAAAGCCATTGAAGTTTCTTCGACCACATTATGGAACCTTAAAAGCACATTATGAAAAAATGTCTGAAGCCGATCTGAAG AAATACTTGGCAGATATACTCTCAGTTTTGGCGCTGACCATGTCTGCAGAGGGAGAACGG GAAAGCTTAAAATACAGATTGTTGGGTTCAGAGGGTGATATTGGTTCATGGGGTCATGAGTATGTAAG GAATTTGGCTGGAGAAATTGCTCAAGAGTACACAAAGCGACAG AGTGAAGAGGCCTCAAATGATGATCTGATTGAGCTTGTACAACAGATTGTTGCATTTCACATGAAG CACAATGCTGAACCTGAAGCCGTGGACCTTTTAATGGAG GTTGAAGACCTTAATATTTTAAGCAAGTATGTGGACAAAACAAATTTCAAGAGGACTTGTCTCTACCTCACCAGTGCAGCAAA ATACCTTCCTGGACCAGATGATTTGGTAGTTCTGAAAATAGCATatgagatatatataaaatttacgGAGTATGCAAGCGCACTTCAGATTGCATTATTCCTCAATGACTTGCAG TATATCAAGCAGGTCTATACTTCTTGTGATGATGTGCAGCAAAAGAAACAATTTTCTTACATCCTTGCTCGACAT ggTACTGCTTTTGAACTTGATGATGATATTGCTTCAGATGATATAGACAGAGAAGTATTGGAGGAAATAATCAACAACACCAAATTAAGTGAGGGTTACCTTACCCTTGCTCGTGATATTGAGGTCATGGAGCCCAAATCTCCTGAAGATATCTATAAG gcACACTTGCTTGATGGCCGGGCTAGTGCTGGTGCTAGTGTTGATTCAGCTAAACAGAATTTGGCTGCTACATTTGTTAATGCATTTGTAAATGCAGGTTTTGGAcag GATAAGTTAATGACACCTCCAACAGACTCTTCAAGTGGTGGTTCAGGAAATTGGCTTTTCAAGAATAAAGAACATGGGAAGACCAGTGCTGCAGCAAGCCTG GGTATGATTTTAATGTGGGATGTTGACTCTGGGCTCGCTCAGCTTGATAAGTATTTCCACAGCAATGACAACCATGTGATTTCTGGTGCCCTACTAGGGGTTGGAATTGTCAATTGTGGTATCAGAAATGACTGTGATCCT GCCTTGGCACTTCTTGATGATTTTGTTGATAAAGAAGATCCATCTATCCGAATTGGTGCAATAATGGGGCTAGGAATTGCATATGCTGGTACTCAGAATGAGCAG ATATGCAGGAAATTGTCTCTGGTACTTAATGATGCAAAAGCTCCACTTGATGTAATAGCATTTGCTGCGATCTCATTGGGCTTGGTTTGTGTGGGTTCCTGCAATGAAGTGGTTGCACATGCTATTATATTGTCGTTGATGGAGAGGAGCAAGTCAGACTTGCAGGACCCCCTTACTCGATTTTTGCCACTTGGCCTTGGTCTTCTATATCTTGGGAAGCAG GAAAGTGTGGAAGCCACAGCAGAAGTGTCAAAGACATTTGATGAGAAAATAAGGAAGTATTGTTATATGACACTGCTTTCTTGTGCCTATGCAGGCACTGGGAATGTTCTTAAG GTTCAAAACCTTCTTGGTCGTTGTGCTGAAATCCTTGAGAAAGGCGAAACTCACCAGGGACCAGCTGTGCTTGGGATTGCTATGATAGCAATGGCTGAGGAGTTGGGCCTTGAAATGGCAATTCGCTCATTGGAACATCTGTTACAATATGGACAGCAAAATATCCGTAGAGCGGTTCCCTTGGCCCTTGGACTCCTTTGTATATCAAACCCTAAG GTTAATGTTATGGACACATTAAGTAGACTTAGCCATGATACAGATTCAGAAGTTGCAATG GCTGCGGTTATTTCCTTAGGTTTGATGGGTGCTGGAACTAACAATGCTCGCATTGCTGGAATGCTTCGCAATCTTTCCAGCTATTATTACAAAGATTCCAGCCTTCTTTTCTGT GTGCGAATTGCCCAAGGTCTGGCACACTTGGGGAAGGGCTTATTAACCCTCAATCCATATCATTCTGATCGCTTCTTACTATCACC GACTGCACTTGCTGGTCTAATAACAATGCTTCATGCCTGTCTTGATATGAAAGCGATCATTTTTGGGAAATATCACTATGTCCTCTACTTCCTTGTTCTAGCAATGCAG CCAAGAATGTTGTTGACAGTGGATGAGAATCTGAAGCCTTTACCTGTACCTGTTCGAGTGGGACAGGCAGTTGATGTTGTTGGTCAAGCAGGAAGACCCAAGACCATTACTGGTTTCCAGACCCACTCAACCCCAGTTCTTCTAGCTGCTGGTGATCGGGCTGAACTGGCTACCGAGAA GTATATTCCTCTTACGGCCATTCTTGAAGGGTTTGTCATATTGAAGGAGAACCCAGATTACAGAGAAGATCAGTAG
- the LOC118059572 gene encoding protein NUCLEAR FUSION DEFECTIVE 6, mitochondrial-like isoform X3 translates to MASFTAARSIFRSSAARNAAARLASQSKSKPKASPFSLNSTANKPVLRRSPVEMSFAVESMMPYHTVTASALMTSMLSISRCGYGWLPEACNDDV, encoded by the exons atggCCTCATTTACAGCCGCCAGATCCATTTTCCGGTCATCCGCCGCCCGTAACGCGGCGGCCCGCCTTGCTTCTCAATCCAAATCTAAACCTAAAGCCTCCCCCTTTAGCCTCAACTCCACTGCCAACAAACCCGTTCTCAG GAGGAGTCCAGTGGAAATGAGCTTTGCTGTTGAATCAATGATGCCTTACCATACAGTGACTGCTTCTGCTTTGATGACTTCAATGCTCTCCATTTCTCGCTGCGGTTATGGCTGGCTTCCTGAAG CTTGCAATGATGATGTGTGA
- the LOC118059572 gene encoding protein NUCLEAR FUSION DEFECTIVE 6, mitochondrial-like isoform X4, which translates to MASFTAARSIFRSSAARNAAARLASQSKSKPKASPFSLNSTANKPVLRRSPVEMSFAVESMMPYHTVTASALMTSMLSISRCGYGWLPEGA; encoded by the exons atggCCTCATTTACAGCCGCCAGATCCATTTTCCGGTCATCCGCCGCCCGTAACGCGGCGGCCCGCCTTGCTTCTCAATCCAAATCTAAACCTAAAGCCTCCCCCTTTAGCCTCAACTCCACTGCCAACAAACCCGTTCTCAG GAGGAGTCCAGTGGAAATGAGCTTTGCTGTTGAATCAATGATGCCTTACCATACAGTGACTGCTTCTGCTTTGATGACTTCAATGCTCTCCATTTCTCGCTGCGGTTATGGCTGGCTTCCTGAAG GAGCATAA
- the LOC118059571 gene encoding nuclear cap-binding protein subunit 2, with product MTKKKITNTVPPITKHPQKNPYRTKTPKLKYFKSQFSRLQFYRTETMASLFKDLTKLSAYRDRRFPGNQEDFEHALQTSTTVYIGNMSFYTTEEQVYELFSRAGEIKKIIMGLDKNSKTPCGFCFVLYYSREDTEDAVKFISGTILDDRPIRVDFDWGFQEGRQWGRGRSGGQVRDEYRTDYDPGRGGYGKLVQRELEVQRQLVDYGAGSLGSFPAVMPAPHYGRRGGGQNYGTSNRQGRDYLQRKRNREDDRQPREFSKRTSDHESRRNFDPDSRPEKNPRFRESTNSDDEEEDDRQQRP from the exons ATgaccaaaaagaaaattacgAATACAGTACCACCAATTACCAAACACCCACAAAAAAATCCCTATCGAACAAAAACCCCTAAATTAAAGTATTTCAAGTCCCAGTTTTCACGACTTCAATTCTACAGAACAGAAACAATGGCTTCTCTCTTCAAG gaTCTAACAAAGCTGTCAGCTTATAGAGACAGGAGGTTCCCTGGTAATCAAGAAGATTTTGAACATGCACTTCAAACCTCAACAACTGTCTACATTGGTAACATGTCTTTTTATACTACTGAAGAGCAAGTTTATGAGCTTTTCTCTCGAGCTGGAGAGATTAAGAAGATAATCATGGGTTTGGACAAGAATAGTAAAACCCCATGTGGATTTTGTTTTGTACT ATATTACTCCAGAGAAGACACTGAAGATGCGGTGAAGTTTATAAGTGGAACCATTCTTGATGATCGTCCAATTCGTGTGGATTTTGATTGGGGTTTTCAGGAAGGAAGGCAATGGGGTCGTGGTCGAAGTGGTGGACAG GTGCGAGATGAATATCGGACAGACTATGATCCTG GCAGAGGTGGTTATGGAAAATTAGTCCAGCGAGAGTTAGAAGTACAAAGACAGCTTGTAGATTATGGTGCTGGGTCGTTGGGTTCTTTCCCTGCGGTTATGCCGGCACCTCATT ATGGCAGGCGTGGTGGAGGCCAGAATTATGGTACTTCCAATCGCCAGGGTAGag ATTACCTTCAGCGGAAGCGGAACAGAGAGGATGACCGACAACCACGCGAGTTTTCAAAGAGAACCTCAGATCATGAATCCAGGAGGAACTTTGATCCTGACTCACGACCG GAGAAGAATCCACGATTTCGTGAAAGCACCAACTCTGATGATGAAGAGGAGGATGACAGACAGCAACGACCTTAA